The segment AAGTTGTTGATCTGATGCTTCACATTTAGCTGCGTTCTAGGGCGAAGCTTTCGTATCTCATTCGTCACATACTCTGCGTATATCGCTAGATCGTCTTTCTCCACCGGTTCGTTCAAAACATCGTAAGCTTCTTCGGCGGGATCGTCCATAAAAGCAGCCGCAGGCTTTCGTTTTTTACGCGAGCTTGTCGATATCAGGGAGGTGTCAAATTCTGTTTTGCAGGTTAAAATAGCTTCTTCTTTTGTGGCTTTATCATAATTatcctaaataaataaataaaaaaagaagataTGTAACTTAAATGTGAACCGTGTAACAATGACTTTATTAacgttttatttgaaaaccgtaataatgcAGTCAAACATTTTGGGTGTGCACTTCTGGTCACTCAATCAACGTTTCATCAACCTTCATGCAGCCAATAAACAATGTTATTTAAAGTTGAGAATAGTTAAAAAAAAGTCTCCATCTACATCAgctattcgctatgacggcaccgTACGACCTCTTTTTcacttacagaactgcccgtagctgaatgcctgaaaattatttctgtcttttgcgctctttaacaaatcgctattcctAGTTACCTGCTACAGCATCTTCAACCAGGGATAAACGATCGGGCAAGGTCATTTGTTATCCCACATCACTCAACTTCCAGCGGAAGGAGCGTGCTCATAAGCGGGGCAGCGATGTGGAATAGCATACCTTTGGCCGTTAGGCAATTACCATCCTTAGCCTTATTTAAAAAACACCTCAATTAGAGATAATATTtttatattgcgacatttgtccctatttagactaccccgatttacacgattatcacagtctaatctcgcacacgatttcgctgaagaaaaatgaagtgaaaaagaagaaggaaaaagaagtcaaactcataagttgattaaactaaaagcctctctagtgtcagattaacagtgcaaaacgCGGTATGTTGcaataaatgattatcacagtagtctaaatagtcataaaaggggcaatactaCTTTATAATTTTAATCTGTAGCTTAATATTTGTTTACCCACTTGATGTTTTATAAATGTGCTTTCCTTGACCTGAGTAAAAGCAATGTAGCTAACAGGTTTTCgtcatattattgaaataataaattacaaattctgcttcacgctaacttaaaaataatgaaggtgtctccactgcggcgccgtcatagcgaatagtTGTTACTTGGTATACACAAGTATTTCAATAAGTGAACGATGACTGTGCCGGTTTTCAGGCGAAACAATAAAAAGCAGGTATCTGGCACGCAGCCAGTATAAATAACAATTTATTGTCAGTGGGACTGACGGCTGCGTTTTTAACCACAGGAATACATAGCCAATGTTAGCCAGTTACCTGAATACACACTTACCTCGATGTAAGAATCAGTGAACATTCCTTTTCTATCAGCAGTATCCGCCGAAAGAAGAAATTGTAATGATCCATAGAAGCACCATTGGGTTTTTGGAGAACGTCCCTGTCCAGCGGCTAGTTTCACCGCCTTATGCTCGCGGTGGAACTGGCTGCGCAGGTTTTTGATTTTCTGCTTGATTTCTGCAATAGTGCAGCCCAAGACTTTCGTCATTTCCTTAAAAACATCGAGCTTTTTACTGTTTAATTTATACTCCGGCAATGACTGATTCCACAAGATTTCATTATTGTGGTACAGCTCAATGAGCTTCAACGTAGTTTCACTTGTCCACTCCATTATGTGATTATATAAACAAACGCAAACACAACAAATCAAGCTTCTTTGATACACGATGTAAACAGATATGCACTGGAAACAGCGTCAACAAGAGAAAACATTGGATGCGACAATAGGCAACAAATAGCATGCAACATGTTCCATGCCACACGTTGTCCTGAGAATGTCGCTCAAACAAAAATCCAAGGGGATGAAAACGTCTAACTTTTAGATAATGCTAATTCAGGATGGCGACTTCCAGAGCGAACTCGTCGTCTAAAAAGGTCaactctagatagaattaacaaaagagcgaatgtcgcaaatgtaaacaaaacgagtgagaattATTtattgctggaccagcataggaaaatcaaccctcactcggtttgtttacgcttgcgacattcgcccttttgttaattctatcttcaacttGAGTGATAAAACAATCAAACGTTCGATTTGAATTGGAACGAACCTATTGGTTGGACCTCGGCAAAAGCAACAACGCTAAAAATACAGCAGTTTCCCGGATAAGGCGGTGGTTGGTGCTATACGTCCACCGGACCGCATTTCCTTGGTTTATTTTTAATacggtaccgtggacccccgttcgtttgaccgtctttaatctgaacactttaatttgaaccccgttggtttgcacgacgtgcaaatcagagatgccatattttctgaacAAAAGTctggaactgctcgaaaaccgaaaaaatcgagcagttttccggctactcgaattttttggtttgaaaataatctgcgaaaatctgcacacttttttaggaagtctgtgaaagtttaaagagcttcgaacaaaaatctgcaccaaaacaataaaagtcataaaaactgcaaatatctgcaaatttataatgatctgcaagaccgttccaaaaatctggaatttgcagacaaatctgcaagtctggtatccctggtgcaaattaaaaatggttcaaatgtcattctcattatgacatcatttgcttatgcagacgaTTTGTCTGTACTGAATCGTGTTCAGTAAAGCGTGTTCAAActgtttcacaatgcgttttcccaacgattatggtagaaatctgatcggagaatgaaatattcgttgcttgcaactgccaactgaatcaaaccaccaaaacaataacaaagaacagagcagccagttcacacaaactCCAGCATATTTaaggttaccagttgttcaaattaaaagctaactccgttagtttgcatgatgaggaatcgttcaaacgaacgggggtccactg is part of the Sabethes cyaneus chromosome 2, idSabCyanKW18_F2, whole genome shotgun sequence genome and harbors:
- the LOC128738059 gene encoding uncharacterized protein LOC128738059; this translates as MEWTSETTLKLIELYHNNEILWNQSLPEYKLNSKKLDVFKEMTKVLGCTIAEIKQKIKNLRSQFHREHKAVKLAAGQGRSPKTQWCFYGSLQFLLSADTADRKGMFTDSYIEDNYDKATKEEAILTCKTEFDTSLISTSSRKKRKPAAAFMDDPAEEAYDVLNEPVEKDDLAIYAEYVTNEIRKLRPRTQLNVKHQINNLLYQAALQDLDAADEINGMNAMSPTYDQVNS